Proteins encoded in a region of the Methylobacterium radiotolerans JCM 2831 genome:
- a CDS encoding MarR family winged helix-turn-helix transcriptional regulator, which translates to MQIQDRPAAAGTNSGAPVGDKQKRDHRDEAAAVLGLPSKKLRPPGVRSVGWALVQAARLHRARTGDRLAKLGLFAGQEQVVQALAAAGTMTMGDLAALLRVRPPTASKTVTRLAALGIVERRAESGDGRVVRVQLTEAGMAKAEAIERIQEEVEAELLDHLDKTDRRRLRKLLRKAARGLAEAAGASGQTTEADAEIEAEDEAEALAT; encoded by the coding sequence GTGCAGATTCAGGATCGTCCGGCGGCCGCCGGCACTAATTCGGGCGCTCCGGTGGGCGACAAGCAGAAGCGCGATCATCGGGACGAGGCGGCCGCCGTGCTCGGCCTCCCGTCGAAGAAGCTGAGGCCACCCGGCGTGCGCAGCGTCGGCTGGGCCCTGGTCCAGGCGGCGCGCCTGCACCGGGCGCGGACCGGCGACCGCTTAGCCAAGCTCGGCCTGTTCGCCGGTCAGGAACAGGTGGTGCAGGCGCTGGCCGCGGCCGGCACGATGACGATGGGCGATCTCGCCGCCCTGCTGCGCGTCCGACCGCCCACCGCCTCCAAGACCGTCACGCGGCTCGCCGCCCTCGGCATTGTCGAGCGCCGGGCCGAATCGGGCGACGGCCGCGTGGTCCGGGTCCAGCTCACGGAGGCCGGCATGGCCAAGGCCGAGGCCATCGAGCGGATCCAGGAGGAGGTCGAGGCCGAGCTGCTCGACCACCTCGACAAGACCGATCGCCGCCGCCTCCGGAAGCTTCTGCGGAAGGCGGCCCGCGGCCTCGCCGAGGCGGCCGGCGCCTCCGGTCAGACGACCGAGGCAGACGCCGAGATCGAAGCCGAGGACGAGGCCGAGGCGCTGGCGACCTGA
- a CDS encoding TonB-dependent receptor, with product MPPSRRFGFLASTVLSSTVCAGLLTPSALRAQQAVALDEISVTSPSPIQPSRGAVAADAAVPIGVLPVATNTFSPVTVVTQDQIARDQPRTLGDALFDRPGISGTTYAPGAASRPIIRGLDNARVRIQENGIVNGGVSDLGEDHAVPVNPLVADRIEVIRGPATLRYGSGAIGGVVSADNNRVPTFIPANGVQGQVTSGFSSVDNGRLGAATVDAGGDGIAVHADGFKTANDSYAIPGGIQRNSYNESQGGAVGISAIGDRGFVGISFSHYDAVYAIPGGVAEQDRTRLTPNQDRVLSRGEYRPLDGPFEVIRYWAGYSVYRHNEVGIGDDGIEGVQAIFKNREAEGRLELQHVPVFTEFGKLTGALGFQSDRRVINTQLESFLPKTESRANAVYLFEELELQPGTRLQAAGRYEVDRLSSTAAQFPADYVPIDGQEPFQYARTRRFAPKSASIGALQDLPYGFVASLTGSYVERGPTGYELFSQGPHDATATFEIGNPNLKKERARTIEASIRRAEGPFRLDATGYFTRYTGFIYRNYTGLTCDDDFASCGTGTDNRQIVYQQQNATFYGAEIIGQYDLVPVGNGFAGVEAQFDFVRAQFDNGTNVPRIPPYRLGGGVYLRADGWFARVNLLHAFSHDATAVYETPTPGYDDLRAELSYTKAVDPAVYGASAITLGVQGRNLLNDDIRNSTSFKKDEILLPGRNVRLFLTARF from the coding sequence ATGCCTCCCTCGCGCCGCTTCGGCTTCCTCGCCAGCACGGTCCTGTCCTCGACTGTCTGCGCCGGCCTCCTGACACCGTCCGCCTTGCGGGCGCAGCAGGCCGTCGCCCTCGACGAGATCAGCGTCACCAGTCCGAGCCCGATCCAGCCGTCGCGCGGCGCGGTCGCGGCGGACGCGGCGGTGCCGATCGGCGTCCTTCCGGTGGCGACCAACACGTTCTCACCGGTGACGGTGGTGACCCAGGATCAGATCGCGCGCGATCAGCCCCGGACCCTGGGCGACGCCCTGTTCGACAGGCCGGGCATCTCGGGCACGACCTACGCGCCGGGGGCGGCGTCCCGGCCGATCATCCGCGGCCTCGACAATGCCCGGGTGCGGATCCAGGAGAACGGCATCGTCAACGGCGGCGTGTCCGACCTCGGCGAGGACCACGCCGTGCCGGTCAACCCGCTGGTCGCCGACCGGATCGAGGTGATCCGCGGCCCCGCGACCCTGCGCTACGGCTCGGGGGCCATCGGCGGCGTCGTCTCGGCCGACAACAACCGGGTGCCGACCTTCATCCCGGCGAACGGGGTGCAGGGCCAGGTCACCAGCGGCTTCTCCAGCGTGGATAACGGCCGGCTCGGTGCCGCCACGGTGGATGCCGGCGGCGACGGCATCGCGGTCCATGCCGACGGCTTCAAGACCGCGAACGACAGCTACGCGATCCCCGGCGGGATCCAGCGCAATTCCTACAACGAGTCGCAGGGCGGCGCGGTCGGCATCTCGGCGATCGGCGACCGCGGGTTCGTGGGCATCTCCTTCAGCCACTACGACGCGGTCTACGCGATCCCCGGCGGCGTTGCCGAGCAGGACCGGACCCGCCTGACCCCCAACCAGGACCGCGTCCTGTCGCGGGGCGAGTACCGCCCGCTCGACGGACCCTTCGAGGTGATCCGCTACTGGGCGGGCTACTCGGTCTACCGCCACAACGAGGTCGGGATCGGCGACGACGGGATCGAGGGCGTCCAGGCGATCTTCAAGAACCGCGAGGCCGAGGGCCGCTTGGAGCTCCAGCACGTCCCGGTCTTCACCGAGTTCGGCAAGCTCACGGGCGCGCTCGGCTTCCAGTCGGATCGGCGCGTGATCAACACGCAGCTCGAATCGTTCCTGCCGAAGACGGAATCCCGCGCGAACGCGGTCTACCTGTTCGAGGAGCTGGAGCTGCAGCCGGGCACGCGGCTGCAGGCGGCCGGGCGCTACGAGGTCGACCGGCTGTCGAGCACGGCGGCGCAGTTCCCCGCCGACTACGTGCCGATCGACGGGCAGGAGCCGTTCCAGTACGCGCGGACCCGGCGCTTCGCCCCGAAGAGCGCCAGCATCGGCGCCCTGCAGGACCTGCCCTACGGCTTCGTGGCGAGCCTCACCGGCTCCTACGTCGAGCGCGGGCCCACGGGCTACGAGCTGTTCTCGCAGGGCCCGCACGACGCCACCGCGACCTTCGAGATCGGCAACCCGAACCTCAAGAAGGAGCGCGCCCGGACCATCGAGGCCAGCATCCGGCGGGCCGAGGGGCCGTTCCGCCTCGACGCCACCGGCTACTTCACCCGCTACACCGGCTTCATCTACCGCAACTACACAGGCCTGACCTGCGACGACGACTTCGCGTCCTGCGGCACCGGCACCGACAACCGGCAGATCGTCTACCAGCAGCAGAACGCGACCTTCTACGGCGCCGAGATCATCGGCCAGTACGACCTCGTGCCGGTGGGCAACGGCTTCGCCGGCGTCGAGGCGCAGTTCGACTTCGTCCGCGCCCAGTTCGACAACGGCACCAACGTGCCGCGCATCCCGCCCTACCGGCTCGGCGGCGGCGTCTACCTGCGGGCCGACGGGTGGTTCGCGCGGGTGAACCTGCTCCACGCCTTCAGCCACGACGCCACGGCCGTGTACGAGACGCCGACCCCCGGCTACGACGACCTGCGCGCCGAGCTGAGCTACACCAAGGCCGTCGATCCCGCGGTCTACGGGGCGAGCGCGATCACCCTCGGCGTCCAGGGCCGCAACCTGCTGAACGACGACATCCGCAATTCGACCTCGTTCAAGAAGGACGAGATCCTGCTGCCGGGACGGAACGTGCGCCTGTTCCTGACGGCGCGGTTCTGA
- a CDS encoding adenosylmethionine--8-amino-7-oxononanoate transaminase produces MTLATPAGHLWRPYTQMRHAAAPLEAVATHGTRIRLADGRELVDGIASWWTAVHGYNHPHIAGAVAEQLARMPHVMFGGLTHAPAEALARRLAALLPGDLDHVFLSDSGSVAVEVALKMAAQMWINRGVSGRTKVLAFRGGYHGDTMGAMSVCDPEEGMHRRFGAYLPSQIFCDLPRGAAETAALDAALAAYRDTLAAVIVEPLVQGAGGMRTHPPEVLATIAGLARRHGLPLIADEIFTGFGRTGTLFACEQAGIVPDILCLSKALTGGTMALAATVARTEVFAAFWSEDPAAALMHGPTFMANPLACAAANASLDLFETEPRLSQARAIAERLAAGLAPLRRVPGVADVRVLGAIGAVQFARAPDLAVLKAELLARGVWVRPFGDIVYLTPALTIDAADLDRLIEAVAGVVTELAPGST; encoded by the coding sequence ATGACCCTCGCGACGCCCGCAGGCCATCTCTGGCGGCCCTACACCCAGATGCGACACGCGGCGGCGCCCCTGGAGGCGGTCGCGACCCACGGCACCCGCATCCGCCTCGCCGACGGTCGCGAGCTCGTGGACGGCATCGCTTCCTGGTGGACCGCCGTGCACGGCTACAATCACCCGCACATAGCGGGCGCGGTGGCCGAGCAGCTCGCGCGCATGCCCCACGTGATGTTCGGCGGCCTCACCCACGCGCCGGCGGAGGCACTGGCCCGGCGGCTCGCCGCCCTGCTGCCGGGCGATCTCGACCACGTCTTCCTCAGCGATTCGGGCTCGGTCGCCGTGGAGGTCGCGCTCAAGATGGCGGCGCAGATGTGGATCAACCGCGGGGTGAGCGGTCGGACGAAGGTCCTCGCGTTCCGCGGCGGCTACCACGGCGACACGATGGGGGCGATGTCCGTCTGCGACCCCGAGGAGGGCATGCACCGCCGGTTCGGAGCCTACCTGCCGAGCCAGATCTTCTGCGACCTGCCGCGGGGCGCGGCCGAGACCGCGGCGCTCGATGCCGCCCTGGCGGCTTATCGCGACACCCTGGCGGCGGTGATCGTCGAGCCGCTGGTGCAGGGGGCCGGCGGGATGCGGACCCACCCGCCGGAGGTGCTCGCGACGATCGCCGGGCTGGCGCGCCGCCACGGCCTGCCGCTGATCGCCGACGAGATCTTCACCGGCTTCGGGCGCACCGGCACCCTGTTCGCCTGCGAGCAGGCGGGGATCGTGCCCGACATCCTGTGCCTGTCGAAGGCGCTCACGGGCGGCACGATGGCGCTGGCCGCCACGGTCGCCCGCACGGAGGTGTTCGCGGCGTTCTGGTCCGAGGATCCGGCGGCGGCGCTGATGCACGGCCCGACCTTCATGGCCAATCCCCTCGCCTGCGCCGCGGCCAACGCCAGCCTCGACCTGTTCGAGACCGAGCCGCGCCTGAGCCAGGCCCGCGCCATCGCGGAGCGCCTCGCCGCGGGGCTGGCGCCGCTGCGGCGCGTGCCCGGCGTGGCGGATGTCCGCGTCCTCGGGGCCATCGGGGCGGTGCAGTTCGCGCGGGCGCCCGACCTGGCCGTCCTGAAGGCGGAGCTGCTCGCCCGCGGCGTCTGGGTGCGGCCGTTCGGCGACATCGTCTACCTCACCCCCGCCCTCACGATCGACGCGGCGGATCTCGACCGGCTGATCGAGGCCGTCGCCGGGGTGGTGACCGAGCTGGCGCCGGGATCGACATGA
- a CDS encoding aminotransferase class I/II-fold pyridoxal phosphate-dependent enzyme, with translation MDSLDAFATGKLDALEAGSLRRKLVPTERGSGAAAARRGRALVSFSCNDYLGLSHHPRVIAAAQAAAASHGAGAGGSRLVTGDHPYLGALEDGLARHKGAEAALVFGSGYLANLGITPALAGRGDLVLLDELSHACMWAGARLSGAQVMTFRHNDPGDLAARLAEHRPHHGRALVLTERVFSMDGDRAPLGDILGIAESYDAWTLVDDAHGIGVVEDGPRAPLEMGTLSKALGSYGGYLCASRPVVDLMTSRARSFVYTTGLPPASAAAALEALAILEAEPERRARPLALARRFTARLGLPEAESAVVPVLVGEAQAALDISAALEAAGFLVVAIRPPTVPAGTARLRVAFSAAHDEAQVDALAEAVAALTGRA, from the coding sequence ATGGACAGCCTCGACGCCTTCGCCACCGGGAAACTCGACGCCCTCGAGGCGGGCAGCCTGCGCCGCAAGCTTGTGCCGACGGAGCGCGGCTCCGGCGCCGCGGCGGCGCGGCGGGGGCGGGCGCTCGTCTCCTTCTCGTGCAACGATTACCTCGGCCTCTCGCACCACCCGCGGGTGATCGCGGCGGCTCAGGCGGCCGCGGCGTCCCACGGCGCGGGGGCGGGCGGGTCGCGGCTCGTGACCGGCGACCACCCCTATCTCGGCGCGCTGGAGGACGGCTTGGCGCGCCACAAGGGCGCGGAGGCCGCCCTGGTCTTCGGCAGCGGCTACCTCGCCAATCTCGGCATCACCCCGGCGCTCGCCGGGCGGGGCGACCTCGTCCTGCTGGACGAGCTGTCCCACGCCTGCATGTGGGCCGGCGCGCGGCTCTCGGGCGCCCAGGTCATGACCTTCCGCCACAACGATCCCGGCGACCTCGCGGCGCGGCTCGCCGAGCACCGGCCCCACCACGGCCGCGCCCTCGTGCTCACCGAGCGGGTGTTCAGCATGGACGGCGACCGGGCGCCGCTCGGCGACATCCTGGGCATCGCCGAATCCTACGACGCCTGGACGCTGGTGGACGATGCCCACGGCATCGGCGTGGTCGAGGACGGACCGCGGGCGCCCCTGGAGATGGGCACCCTGTCGAAGGCGCTCGGCTCGTACGGCGGCTATCTCTGCGCCTCGCGCCCGGTCGTCGACCTGATGACGAGCCGCGCCCGCAGCTTCGTCTACACCACCGGCCTGCCCCCGGCCTCCGCCGCCGCCGCCCTGGAGGCACTGGCGATCCTGGAGGCGGAGCCCGAGCGCCGGGCCCGGCCGCTCGCCCTGGCCCGGCGCTTCACCGCCCGTCTGGGCCTCCCGGAGGCCGAGAGCGCGGTCGTGCCGGTCCTGGTGGGCGAGGCGCAGGCGGCGCTCGACATCTCGGCCGCGCTGGAGGCCGCCGGCTTCCTGGTGGTGGCGATCCGCCCGCCGACCGTGCCGGCCGGGACCGCGCGGCTGCGGGTGGCCTTCTCGGCCGCCCACGACGAGGCCCAGGTCGACGCCCTGGCGGAGGCGGTGGCCGCCCTCACCGGGCGCGCCTGA
- a CDS encoding OsmC family protein: MDATALRALQAPIKDKYRTAPDAAVITLKARGTLDDTKIACKVETGRAIAEAGLHPATGGSGAELCSGDMLLEALVACAGVTLKAVATALEIPLRAGTVSAEGDLDFRGTLGVDKEAPVGFRSIRLFFELDTDAPEDKLAQLLKLTERYCVVFQTLNHKPELSVAATTA, from the coding sequence ATGGACGCCACCGCGCTGCGAGCCCTCCAGGCTCCGATCAAGGACAAGTACCGCACCGCGCCGGACGCGGCGGTCATCACCTTGAAGGCCAGGGGCACGCTGGACGACACCAAGATCGCCTGCAAGGTCGAGACGGGCCGCGCCATCGCGGAGGCCGGGCTGCATCCGGCCACGGGCGGCTCGGGCGCGGAGCTCTGCTCGGGCGACATGCTGCTGGAAGCGCTCGTCGCCTGCGCGGGCGTGACGCTCAAGGCGGTGGCGACCGCCCTCGAGATCCCGCTGCGCGCCGGCACGGTCAGCGCCGAGGGCGACCTCGATTTCCGCGGCACCCTCGGGGTCGACAAGGAGGCGCCGGTGGGCTTCCGCAGCATCCGCCTGTTCTTCGAACTCGACACCGACGCGCCGGAGGACAAGCTCGCGCAGCTCCTGAAGCTGACCGAGCGCTACTGCGTGGTCTTCCAGACCCTCAACCACAAGCCGGAACTGTCGGTCGCTGCGACGACGGCCTGA
- the zigA gene encoding zinc metallochaperone GTPase ZigA: MTQRDTRLPVTVLSGFLGAGKTTLLNHVLNNRDGRRVAVIVNDMSEVNIDADLVRAGGADLSRTDETLVEMTNGCICCTLRDDLLAEVRRLSETGRFDYLLIEGTGIAEPLPIASTFSFRDEAGRSLADLARLDTMVTVVDAVNLLKDYGSAAFLRERGETAGAEDTRTLVDLLVEQIEFADVVVINKARDVSAEHLALVRSVVRGLNADARILETDHGRAPLAEILDTGLFDEDKAQQHPLWFKELYGAHAHVPETEEYGIASFVYRARRPFDPERFNAFVNATWPGLIRAKGHFWLATRPDWVGEFSLAGAVARVSAMGFWWSAVPRRRWPEAPEFRTRLQDVWSEVWGDRRQELVFIGAGMDAAALTAALDACLIETGADREPFDPAPYRGLPDPFPAWRRAA; this comes from the coding sequence ATGACCCAGCGTGATACCCGCCTTCCCGTCACCGTTCTGTCCGGCTTCCTCGGAGCCGGGAAGACGACGCTCCTCAATCACGTGCTCAACAATCGCGACGGCCGCCGCGTCGCGGTGATCGTCAACGACATGAGCGAGGTGAACATCGATGCCGACCTGGTCCGCGCCGGAGGCGCCGACCTGTCCCGGACCGACGAGACCCTGGTCGAAATGACCAACGGCTGCATCTGCTGCACCCTGCGCGACGACCTGCTCGCCGAGGTCCGGCGGCTGTCGGAGACGGGGCGGTTCGACTACCTGCTGATCGAGGGGACCGGCATCGCCGAGCCGCTGCCGATCGCCTCGACCTTCTCGTTCCGGGACGAGGCCGGCCGCTCCCTCGCGGATCTCGCCCGGCTCGACACGATGGTCACGGTGGTCGACGCGGTGAACCTGCTCAAGGATTACGGCTCGGCCGCCTTCCTGCGCGAGCGCGGCGAGACGGCCGGCGCCGAGGACACGCGCACGCTCGTGGACCTGCTGGTGGAGCAGATCGAGTTCGCCGACGTGGTGGTGATCAACAAGGCGCGCGACGTGTCGGCCGAGCATCTCGCGCTGGTGCGCTCCGTCGTGCGCGGCCTGAACGCCGATGCCCGCATCCTCGAGACAGACCACGGGCGCGCCCCGCTCGCCGAGATCCTCGACACCGGCCTGTTCGACGAGGACAAGGCCCAGCAGCACCCGCTCTGGTTCAAGGAACTCTACGGCGCCCACGCGCACGTGCCGGAGACGGAAGAGTACGGCATCGCCTCCTTCGTCTACCGGGCCCGGCGGCCCTTCGACCCGGAGCGCTTCAACGCCTTCGTCAACGCCACCTGGCCGGGCCTGATCCGCGCGAAGGGCCACTTCTGGCTCGCGACCCGGCCCGACTGGGTGGGCGAGTTCTCCCTGGCGGGCGCCGTGGCCCGGGTCTCGGCGATGGGGTTCTGGTGGTCGGCCGTGCCGCGGCGGCGCTGGCCGGAGGCGCCCGAGTTCCGGACGCGGCTCCAGGACGTCTGGAGCGAGGTCTGGGGCGACCGGCGCCAGGAATTGGTGTTCATCGGCGCCGGCATGGACGCGGCGGCCCTCACGGCGGCGCTGGACGCCTGCCTGATCGAGACCGGTGCGGACCGGGAGCCGTTCGATCCCGCGCCCTATCGCGGCCTGCCGGACCCGTTCCCGGCGTGGCGCCGCGCGGCCTGA
- a CDS encoding class I SAM-dependent methyltransferase — MAGGVTQAEYWNGEVGTRWARNQAVLDAMFVPLTEALFARARLAAGETVLDIGCGAGATTLEAARRVGPGGGVTGADISAPLLAVGRDRAGAEPPGAAPIRFVEADVETADLGRYDRIVSRFGVMFFADSARAFANVRRMLGPGGRMTFLCWRALSENPWVGVPRDAVLPLLPEVPPPPQPDTPGPFRFAEADPLVALLRGAGFDAVTCDALDRDIVVGEGETDAAATAAATHVSLNLGPSSHLVREAAPDLRARAEAAVAEALARHAAGGAVRLRAACWLVQAG; from the coding sequence ATGGCGGGCGGCGTCACCCAGGCCGAGTACTGGAACGGCGAGGTCGGCACGCGCTGGGCGCGCAATCAGGCCGTCCTCGACGCGATGTTCGTGCCGCTGACGGAGGCGCTCTTCGCCCGCGCGCGGCTCGCCGCCGGAGAGACGGTGCTCGACATCGGCTGCGGCGCGGGGGCCACGACCCTGGAGGCCGCGCGCCGGGTCGGACCCGGCGGCGGCGTGACCGGCGCCGACATCTCGGCGCCGCTCCTCGCCGTGGGGCGGGACCGCGCCGGGGCGGAGCCGCCCGGGGCCGCCCCGATCCGCTTCGTCGAGGCCGATGTCGAGACGGCCGATCTCGGCCGGTACGACCGGATCGTGTCGCGGTTCGGCGTGATGTTCTTCGCGGATTCCGCCCGCGCCTTCGCCAACGTGCGCCGGATGCTCGGGCCGGGGGGCCGGATGACCTTCCTGTGCTGGCGGGCCCTGTCCGAGAACCCGTGGGTGGGCGTGCCGCGCGACGCGGTGCTGCCGCTCCTCCCGGAAGTGCCGCCACCGCCGCAGCCCGACACACCGGGGCCGTTCCGCTTCGCCGAGGCCGACCCGCTCGTCGCGCTCCTGCGCGGTGCCGGGTTCGACGCCGTGACCTGCGACGCCCTCGACCGCGACATCGTCGTCGGGGAGGGCGAGACCGACGCGGCGGCGACCGCGGCGGCCACCCACGTCTCCCTGAACCTCGGCCCGAGCTCCCACCTCGTGCGCGAGGCCGCACCGGATCTCAGGGCGCGCGCCGAGGCGGCCGTGGCGGAGGCCCTCGCGCGGCACGCGGCGGGCGGCGCCGTGCGCCTGCGCGCCGCGTGCTGGCTCGTGCAGGCGGGCTGA
- a CDS encoding gamma-glutamyltransferase family protein, whose translation MPETPVFTSAAVAAPHSLAAQAGQTVLAQGGNAIEAMVAMAASIAVVYPHMNGIGGDGFWLVRERGGRVRGIEACGPAGRLATIPRYREKGYDAIPARGPDAMVTVAGAVGGWRLALELARALGGRLPLETLLADAIAQARGGVPVSPSEARYVPQELDTLHDAPNFAGTFLKDGKPYPAGETRALPLLAATLEQLAHAGLGDFYRGDIGREIAADLERLGAPVTRADLEAFAAVERAPLSIRRRDATLYNFPPPTQGLAALLILGIFDRLNVTEPETTAHYHGLIEATKRAFAIRDRVVTDFARLRHDPATFLTPERLAREAALVDMGRAGRVPLPDPSHGDTVWMGAIDKDGLAVSYIQSVYWEYGSGTVLPATGICWQNRGMSFSLDPKAVNPLEPGRRPFHTLIPALAAFDDGRVMSYGSMGGDGQPQFQAQIFTRYADYGLSVADAVDAPRLLYGRTWGAPSLSVKVEDRFDPACIAALGRLGHEIEELGGPYIDSLGHAGMLVRHPRNGRIEATHDPRSDGGALGL comes from the coding sequence ATGCCCGAGACTCCCGTCTTCACGTCCGCCGCCGTCGCCGCGCCCCACAGCCTCGCCGCCCAGGCCGGCCAGACCGTCCTGGCGCAGGGCGGCAACGCCATCGAGGCGATGGTGGCGATGGCCGCCTCCATCGCGGTGGTCTACCCGCACATGAACGGCATCGGCGGCGACGGCTTCTGGCTGGTGCGCGAGCGCGGCGGTCGGGTGCGCGGCATCGAGGCCTGCGGTCCGGCCGGGCGCCTCGCCACGATCCCGCGCTACCGGGAGAAGGGCTACGACGCGATACCGGCCCGCGGCCCCGACGCGATGGTGACGGTCGCGGGCGCGGTGGGCGGCTGGCGCCTCGCCCTCGAGCTGGCGCGGGCGCTCGGCGGCCGCCTTCCCCTGGAGACCCTGCTCGCCGACGCGATCGCGCAGGCGCGCGGCGGCGTCCCGGTCTCGCCCTCCGAGGCGCGCTACGTGCCCCAGGAGCTCGATACCCTCCACGACGCCCCGAACTTCGCGGGGACGTTCCTGAAGGACGGCAAGCCCTACCCGGCCGGCGAGACCCGCGCCCTGCCGCTGCTCGCCGCCACTCTGGAGCAGCTCGCCCATGCGGGCCTCGGGGACTTCTATCGCGGCGATATCGGCCGGGAGATCGCCGCCGACCTGGAGCGCCTCGGCGCGCCGGTCACCCGGGCGGATCTCGAGGCCTTCGCGGCGGTGGAGCGGGCGCCCCTGTCGATCCGGCGCCGCGACGCGACCCTCTACAACTTCCCGCCGCCGACCCAGGGGCTCGCCGCCCTGCTGATCCTCGGGATCTTCGACCGGCTGAACGTCACGGAGCCCGAGACCACAGCTCATTACCACGGCCTGATCGAGGCGACGAAGCGGGCCTTCGCGATCCGCGACCGGGTGGTCACCGATTTCGCCCGCTTGCGGCACGACCCGGCCACCTTCCTCACGCCGGAGCGGCTCGCCCGCGAGGCCGCACTCGTCGACATGGGCCGCGCCGGTCGGGTGCCCCTGCCCGACCCGAGTCACGGCGACACGGTGTGGATGGGCGCGATCGACAAGGACGGCCTCGCGGTCTCCTACATCCAGTCGGTCTACTGGGAGTACGGCTCGGGGACGGTCCTGCCCGCCACCGGCATCTGCTGGCAGAACCGGGGCATGTCGTTCTCCCTCGACCCGAAGGCCGTGAACCCCCTGGAGCCGGGGCGGCGCCCGTTCCACACGCTGATCCCCGCGCTCGCCGCCTTCGACGACGGGCGGGTGATGAGCTACGGCAGCATGGGCGGCGACGGGCAGCCGCAGTTCCAGGCCCAGATCTTCACCCGCTACGCCGATTACGGGCTGTCGGTGGCGGATGCCGTCGACGCGCCGCGCCTGCTCTACGGGCGCACCTGGGGGGCGCCCTCGCTCAGCGTGAAGGTGGAGGACCGGTTCGATCCGGCCTGCATCGCGGCCCTCGGCCGCCTCGGCCACGAGATCGAGGAGCTCGGCGGCCCCTACATCGACTCGCTCGGGCACGCGGGCATGCTTGTCCGCCATCCCCGGAACGGTCGGATCGAGGCGACCCACGACCCGCGCTCGGACGGCGGCGCCCTCGGGCTCTGA
- a CDS encoding response regulator, with protein MASEQTGSSGDRPVILLVEDEALTIMDLGDVLEEGGYDTVQCASAERALSILQARPDICGLVTDVQLSGKTDGFDLASSVAEARPQLPILIVSGRAAPDPARMPKHAEFIARPCTGEDILDRLQRLMHC; from the coding sequence GTGGCGAGCGAGCAGACGGGTTCGAGCGGCGACCGGCCGGTAATCCTCCTCGTCGAGGACGAGGCGCTGACCATCATGGACCTCGGCGACGTGCTGGAGGAAGGCGGCTACGACACCGTCCAGTGCGCCTCGGCCGAGCGGGCGCTCAGCATCCTGCAGGCGCGCCCGGACATCTGCGGGCTGGTCACGGACGTGCAGCTCTCGGGAAAGACCGACGGCTTCGACCTCGCGAGTTCCGTGGCCGAGGCGCGGCCGCAATTGCCGATCCTGATCGTGTCCGGGCGCGCGGCCCCCGACCCGGCCCGCATGCCCAAGCACGCCGAGTTCATCGCCCGGCCCTGCACCGGCGAGGACATCCTGGACCGTCTCCAGCGTCTCATGCACTGCTGA